Part of the Hevea brasiliensis isolate MT/VB/25A 57/8 chromosome 16, ASM3005281v1, whole genome shotgun sequence genome is shown below.
TGTTTATGCAAAGATTGAAGTAATTTTGGAAGTATTCTTTGTGATTTGAAAATAGAGCATGACTAACTTATTGTCATTCGCCATCAAGCTATAAGCTTGGTTAGAcacaatacaatttgaagtggcaAAAAGGAGAGTCTGGCATTGCCGCCAAAACGATCTTCCAACCAACCATGGATACTTATTAACAACGCAATTGCAAGGCACATACCTGAGAGAGGTGAGGTGCACAATTGATAAAATAAGACAACTATTcaaattaataacataaaatatttagaattttaGCACCATTTTTTGGAAGTCCATATAAAAATAAAACTGAAGATTCATCAAATTCAGATTCATGACTTCCAACTTCCAaggttatcttcttcttcttcctcttcaaaaTTGATCTCTTCCTTATTTTTCCCATCTCTTAAATATTGGAGGAGTAATGGGTAACAGATTCTTCTAtaaaaattaagcaaataattaacAAAAACATTTTAAAAAAGAGAGCTTCCAATccagaaaagagaaaagaaagggaaagaagagggggggggggggggtggtgtgGCGGGTTTCAAGAAGTGGGCAGCAGAGGTAGAATGAAGATAAGCAGTCATGGGCATCATGTTTTGGATTAAGTTGAGTAGAATAGATgaaaaaaggaaaacaaaaaagCTAGATATTTAATCCACTTGCCTTAGAAAAATCCGGATATGCTTGGAGAACACTCAAAAAGATCCTTCATGAAGCTCTTAGGTCAGCAGCCATGGTGGCTTGCCTAGGGAGGGCTGCCGTCCAATAGCCTTTAGCCAACTGGACCATTTATGGTGGTGCAAGACTGTCCCAGGCGGTTCTGGAAAATTGCAAGGGTGAACCTCATTTCGTCCTGCCAGCCCCAGGCGCTTCCAGGGCATTCCAGGCCAATTCTGCAGTTGAACCTCATTTGCCAGATGCTCCGTGCACGCCCGTGCGTGTTCTGCACACCTGTGCGCATATGCGCACTCACATGGATGCTCCGCCCGCCCTCGTGCTTTGCTTGCCTGTGCGCTTGTTGAACCTCGTTTACTCGCGAGCCTGACAAGAGGAGCTTTAAGAAAAGGAGGATATGAGTGAAAAAGAGTAGAGATGAGGATGAGAGGGAAGGGAACAAACCTGGTTTATTTCTGCAGAAACCCTTAAAACGTCTTCTTCCACTTTTTCTAATGGCTTTCTTCTGACTGTAACTAAAACAGTGTTCTTCTTTTGttcttttttgttttaatttgatattTTCTCATGGTAAGATAGCTTAAAAACTTGTATCAATGTTGACAATTTTAGATTAAATAACATTAtagaagaattaaaaaaaaagcaGCAGACTTAGATATCATTGAGGCATGCCTAGGTCTGCACTTCATGCCTCGGGAAGATCACTTGTTTATTAGGGTTTGAGGTGCTAGAGGCTGATTCCCTTGCACCTTGCATCTCAGGCAGTGTTATTAAAGGCGAGCCAGGCGACGCGAGGCGCCTCTCTGTCGCCTCGACTGGAACGCCTGGCTGGGCTTTGGAGAGGCGACGCCTTAGGCCGGCGAGGCGAGAAGCGATGCAGGCGAGAGGCGACGCCTCATCAAAGCAacggtaagtttttttttttttttgatgaaaAAACTAATAATAAACCTACCACAAAAGAGCCGCACCGTGAAGACAGCAGCCCCGCTCTCTTCCTCGATTTCACGCTCGTGACAGATACAAAACAGGACCAACAGGTacgccctctctctctctctctctctctctcttctcttcttcttcttcttcttcttcttcttcttcttcttcttcttctttcctctccgatctctctctctcacgtcgtcttcttcttctttcctctctcCAGTCTCTCTCTCTTACgtcgttttcttcttctttcctctctctgATCTCTCTCTTGCACGTCTTTTTCTTCTCGGCTTTCTCCCTCTTCACTTATTCTGCTTTCCCTGCTGCTGCGTAGACcacttgttttttattttttattttttttccctctcctctccttcttctttcagcagtccctttttattttattttttccccCTCCCCTCcttattattaattagttattatttatttatttatttatttattattaatttaattattttattttttattcttattaattaattatttaaattttatgggcattgctaaattaatttatttactttgtATTCTTGTTTAATTGGTTGATTAATTAACATGGGTATTGTTGATTTattggtaattagtttaatttttatttgttattcttgttaatttgattagttttactttttgccttgttaattagacattagttgttaattaattatttattttatataggtattattaatttattattaatttgatttttttactttttattattgttaattaattatttaatttatatgggtattgttaatttgttattaattagtttaccttttacttgttattcttattaattagttttagtttgattaattttacttttttcttattaattagatattagttgtttattttatatgagtattattaatttattgttaatttgattattttctttttgttcttagtaagtaattgtgtaatttatatggacactattaatttgttgttaattagtttactttttacttcttattattgttaattatttttttttctttttaatatcctTTTTTACTTATCaagatgaatatatatatatatatatatatatatatatatatatatatatatataatttaagcaATTAAGGTTATGGCGCCTTACTTCAAAAAGGCCCTCGCCTTGCCTCTCGCCTCTCGCCTCTCGCCTGAGGCCATAGAGTACTTTATCGCCTTAGTGTCGCCTTTCGCCTTAATAACACTGATCTTAGGTGCACCTTTAACAACTATGCAACCAACACCATCATGCATTCGCTATTTTGCTACCATTTTCAAGACCTCACTGCCATCATTATTACCACAATGACCACTATTAGTGCTCTGCAAGATGTCTATAATAACTTTTATCAGTTACCACTTTGTTTTAGGCGGTCATATAGTGTGTCCTGAAGGAATTTTTCAATAGCACATGTGCATTCTTTTATTCAGGTCTTTTATACCTTGTTGCGGATGTTATTCTGTTGATCACTTAACCTTCTATATCTTGTTGTAGATGTTCTGCTAATCATATGATTAGACTGATACTAAGCTCTTGAATTCATTACCCTTTTGAAACATGGTTAATGATGTGGCTGTtgctaattagattttttttgtcTCTCTGGTATTCTTTATTGTGTTCACAGGGAAGGTGCCAGAGTGACCTGGGGTTATATCAACCGAATACTGGGGCAACCATCACTGATCCGAGAATCATCCATTGTTAGATTTCCATTTTCTGGGGTATTATCTCGTGTAAGGAACAATGTTTCCAAATATAGCACAACAGCTGGGACAGCAGTGCCTTTGGAAAGTAAGGGTGGCTTCAAAAATATTGTTCTTCATCCTTCATTGCAAAGGAGAATAGAGCACCTTGGTAGGGCTACAGCCAACACTAAAACTCACCAGGCTCCATTTCGCAACATGATGTTTTATGGACCTCCTGGCACTGGTAAAACCATGGTTGCAAGGGAGATAGCTCGAAAATCGGTATGACATTTAAGTCATTgactcattttttttcttttattttttttcgatCTTGTTGGTTTTTAATATCGTCTGCCGACTGTTGGTTTTTGCACCTGTTTGTGTCAAGGGAGCAGTTGAACTTGTTCCTAAATTTCTCGTCAGTCTCTCTGACCCTTGGATCTTCTCCTGTAGGGTTTAGATTATGCTATGATGACAGGAGGGGATGTTGCGCCATTAGGTGCACAGGCTGTTACAAAAATACATGAGATTTTTGATTGGGCTAAGAAGTCTAGGAAGGGCCTTCTGCTTTTTATTGATGAGGCTGATGCATTCCTGAGTGAGTAAGTTCATCACAGTCTGATATGTCATCTTCCTTCTTGGTATTAAAAAGATATTCCTCCTGTTCATgatatttgataaattttcatatatggAATTGTAAGTTCATCAAGGTCCCAATTTTGACTTCAAATTTTGGTCCATTTTTCCTATTTTCCTATTTGAACTTAAACTAAGGATATGGCAGGTTTTGTTGGAATATGTGGGAAGTTCTGGAAAAGTTTGGAACAATATTAGTTCTTTATTAGGCTTTGAAAATCCAAATTTTTGGCTTAGGATCATGGCTAGGAGTTTAGGCAACTATGCTGACAGTTCTATTACTGATTTAATGCAGGCGTAATAGTACACATATGAGTGAAGCTCAACGAAGTGCTTTAAATGCATTGCTCTTTCGAACTGGGGATCAATCAAGAGATATAGTTCTTGTCCTTGCCACAAACAGACCAGGTGACCTGGACAGTGCCATCACCGACCGTATTGATGAAGTGATTGAATTCCCGCTTCCTGGAGAGGAGGAACGCTTCAAATTGTTAAATCTTTACTTGAGAAAGTACCTCTCTGATGAAGCTGAAAATGAGTCAAGTTGGGGctctttattcaagaaggagccaCAAAAGATAACCATTAAGGATATTTCTGAAGATGTGATTCGAGAGGCTGCTAGGAAGATAGAAGGGTTCTCTGGTCGTGAGATAGCTAAACTCATGGCAAGTGTCCAAGCAGCTGTCTATGGGCGGCCTGACTGTGTATTGGATTCCCAGCTGTTCAGGGAGGTTGTAGATTTCAAGGTTGCGGAGCATCACCAGCGAATAAAACTGGCCGAAGAAGGAAGTCAACCAGCGTAGCTGGGGGATATGTTCTTGATTTGAGAATCTACATACATACGAGATCTGTCCCAAATCAAAGCTGAATTTTTTGTTCTTTTTCCATGTTTTTGAATGTTGGACTTGTATTATTTCTATTCATGAAAGAGATGCAGGCCAGCGCAGTTCCCTTTGTTATCTCAACACCTCTCCTTCTACCTTTTCACTACTCTCAGTTGCCAAGGACTTTTGTTTTTTCATGCTCTGGGAGCAACATTCTCACAGGAAAATTACTCCTTTTTCCCGCAAATATTGTGAATCATGAAGGGAGATTAACTATTCTTTAAATCATTTCTTTACAATGATTATGTATTCTCACTAGAAATGGGTTCATTTCTGTATTTGCACTCTTTACATATTCAGCTAAATCTAAAAATATTCTATTCTGCCCCATGATTGTGGGTGGACAGCTTTATTATGAATTTTCGTCTCTATATCAAtaaaattgttatttttttttatttatgagaAATTTTTAAAGATGAAgggattataaaaaaatttaagttcTCGACACTATGAAAGAAACgtataaatgagaaaataaaTATCTAAATATAGGGAAAGGTATATGATAAATTGTattaacagaaaaaaaaaaagtactcTTAGCCAACACTTAAGTTAAATACTggttaattttcaattaaaaaaaaagttaaatactGTTAGAGACTTGACCAGGATTTTTGTTTGACATTGTTATTTGAAATAATATtgagataaaaaaatatttaaaagattttattaaattttaatttaaatctaatatattttaactatatatattaaaaaaaaaaaaaagaaaaaacagttATTTTAAACTTTCTCAAATGAACTTTAAGAAGAAAAGTGCTTTGGGTAGAAAGCTTTGAAGGGTAAAATTGATATTATGATGAACGTTTCCCTTTCCTtagactttattttttttttcactgaGTAGtggtaaaattagaaaattatgaaCAAAATGACTTTTTGTACTAATTCAAATTTTAAGGATTAACAACTAATGTAATTTTTAAAACAGAAAGATTGATTAATAAATaatgataaatttttaaattaaatagtaattctcTCAAATAAATTTgagttatttatattttttaaagtatTAAATTCAGTATTAATGCCCGAACGACAAGCAATATAATTAAAAGGAATAATTTAATTATGGACTGAAATTTAGGAGATGAAGAAAcacgaaaatatttttttttttaattgtcagGAAAAcagggatttaaaaaaaaaattattaattcttaaaTATGCATTTgattgcataaaaaaaaaaaaaacagcaacTAATTGTCATCCGCTGCAGTTCAAAAAAAATTATCAACGCGCTAATCATGAGCTGCCACGTCTCTGCTCCATTTACCAATTCTAGCTCAGCAGTCGTTAACGTTCTATCAATAGTTTTCTTGCTCGTTAAACGTTGAAATTTGAGCATCAAAATTGCAAtggctgaaaaaaaaaataattttttttaaaattattttattattttaataattttacaattaaaatttattaaatttaattataaattattttttagtattttttaattaatctgtcttaaaaaaatatttttctcgaTAACCATTCAGGAACGCTAACACCAAATACCAAATATGCTCTCTAACCCCATGACGCCCGTAACAGCAAAACTAGTACTCATATGGCGCGCATCATTTGAGATGAAATAACAATTAGCCCTAAACAATAAAAACAATAGAGGCAAATTCTGGTTAGAGAGATCATAGATCATAAACTACAGGAGCAGCTTGCCTGGGAAGTCGGAATCAAGATAGATTCTCAATCTCCAAAGAAGAGGTGAAAATGATAAAAGCGGTGACAATAATGAACCCCCAAGGCAAATTTCGCCTAGtcaaattttatgattttttggTAAATAAAAGCTCTCACTGTCAAGGAGTTCTTCCAATAATCACTTGCAATTTTATTTtcaaccaattttttttttttttttgaaaactcAATTTTCCGAGATCAAACTGTAGAGACGCAGCAGCGTACTTAGAGGGGGTGAACAATCTCTAACCTTTATGCACCAACAGTCAACAGACTTTTCATTGCGAGTAATTTTTCGTTTCTGATTTGAGTTTtcagattattattattttttttttcagttttatGCAGTGGCCCAGAGAATGTCTGCAATTTCATGGAGGTCGATTCTATCTTTAGTCCGGCATTAAATACTTCTGCCTCTCGCTCGCAATTTGATTAAAATGGCAGATTCTATGCTTTTTGTGAAGGATTCTTTTTTCCATCTATGGCAGGATAGTCGTCTGGGTACAAACACTATGCAACTCTCTACTATGTGTTTGTATTTGATACCTGTGAAAATGAGCTTGCGGTGCTAGATCTCATTCAAGGTCGTTACCAATAATGAATTATTGAAATGCAATTATATTTGGGCGTGAGTGTTATGTTTCAATTTTCAAAAGTAAATGTTGGAAACACATAGTAAAGTGGGTTTCAGTCAAAATGATTGATTAATTGGAAGTTCATTACCAAATCGAGGATATGGTAGGGATGTTAATACATTATCGATCATTGGGTTTGCACATTGTAATAAAATTTCTATGGTCATGGAAGAacacaaatttagagaatatcTATTTTATATGATAGTTATTGCTAAGATGGAGTGGCTGTCATTTTAGTAATTATTTTACATCCAAATTTGAACAATAGATAAGAATAGCTATTCCATCTTATCATATTTCATGCTTTTCAATGGACCAAATGAAGCCTACAAGTATGCATGGTTAATTAAAAAGACAGTAAAGTGTAACTAATGCACATCCTGGAGGAAGATACATCGGTTGTGTGCAATACTTTGTTGTTTGGATTGGTTTTATGGAACCGATGTCGCTTTCCCTTGATTGAATTTTTGTGCAGTTCATACTTCAACCAGTGCCTTCCGAATTCTGATAAACACCCAATGTCTTTTTTGAGCTTCAAAATCTTTAACTCCATCAACTGATATAACTACATCTTCTTTGTTCATGAGCTGGCAGCTTGCTGCTTTTGTAATCTTATTGTTTATCACGAGATGAAGGTACTTTATTGCTTAAGATTAGGGCTGGATAACTTTCAGGATCTGCCCATGAATAGTTGACTTCCCATCTGAAATATTAAAATGTTCTCTTTAAGTTTAGAGCTTGTAATTAAACTTCCGTTTCTTCAGTTTTTGTAGAAACACTGGGCAAATGCTTCGGAAATGTGTGTGAGCTTGACATGGTGTTCAATTACAGCAAGGTTTGTACAATCCCCTATTTACTTGCAACATATTTTCTGTCACAGTACCTGGGAAATGTGTGTTTACTATTTCTAGATTGGACAGAGAACTATTTTTGATGAACTCAACCAAAAATTACTTGTGAAAACCTTTAATGTTTAATCACTCAATTTTGTCACATTTTTTAGTTTTCGTTTGATCATTGGATctgaaattttgattttataTTTACCACTAATGCACATGGATTATTTCCATTATACCGATCTTCAACCTAATTCTTATGCAGTTGCATACAATTTTAGATGAGAGTTTTTGGAGGTCAGGTTCTTGAAACAAGTTCCACTGAAGTTAAGAAGGCTGTTGAAGAAATATCGAAGTGACTCTCCCCCTCTCTTTCACACGCATAAACACAAATATTTTTTATCATCTATCTAATGTGTTACATGTGAAACAGGCTAGAAGCATTCTCAAATTCCATCACTTTAGTTTCCAAAACTGTTTCTGGTTGGCGAAGTCGACAACACATTGATGTAGAGAGATGTTAAAATGATTGCGATTAACCCATCGAGCATCATGGCGCTCAGACCTGAAATGGTTTCTGAGACGTTATACTTACATTAAGCAAGCTGCTATGGTGGTCATAGTTTCTAGCATTGGTGAATATTTTAAATGATAGTTTGTGGAAAACTTTCAGATTAGTCTACAAGATTGGAAGTTAATGAGTGATTTAAATCACGAGCTTCAATTCATTCTGTTGCTGATGACCTGGGATAATATGGAAGTCCAAATAAAGGATCAGAGGGGTGATTGTTCCCCACGAATAGTTCATCATAACACAGTATTCGAATAACA
Proteins encoded:
- the LOC110634360 gene encoding AP-3 complex subunit sigma isoform X2, with product MEDSRLVFVETLGKCFGNVCELDMVFNYSKMRVFGGQVLETSSTEVKKAVEEISKLEAFSNSITLVSKTVSGWRSRQHIDVERC
- the LOC110634360 gene encoding AP-3 complex subunit sigma isoform X1 → MADSMLFVKDSFFHLWQDSRLVFVETLGKCFGNVCELDMVFNYSKMRVFGGQVLETSSTEVKKAVEEISKLEAFSNSITLVSKTVSGWRSRQHIDVERC
- the LOC110634336 gene encoding uncharacterized protein LOC110634336, translating into MSASKLSSCVAVAAAAAVASLSSLQDRAYADGSFRFNPFSSSSSSSSSSSNSSSKQQADHSSNEKAEAEEPRGAGFDPEALERGAKALREINSSAYAKQVFDVMRKQEQTRQAELEAEKAHYEAIQAQVDIDRQRKLAEEQRNLVQQQAQAKAQMLRYEDELARKRMQTDHEAQRRHNVELVKMQEESSIRKEQARRATEEQIHAQQRQTEKERAEIERETIRVKAMAEAEGRAHEAKLTEDHNRRMLVERINGEREKWLAAINTTFSHIEGGFRTLLTDRNKLIMTVGGATALAAGVYTTREGARVTWGYINRILGQPSLIRESSIVRFPFSGVLSRVRNNVSKYSTTAGTAVPLESKGGFKNIVLHPSLQRRIEHLGRATANTKTHQAPFRNMMFYGPPGTGKTMVAREIARKSGLDYAMMTGGDVAPLGAQAVTKIHEIFDWAKKSRKGLLLFIDEADAFLSERNSTHMSEAQRSALNALLFRTGDQSRDIVLVLATNRPGDLDSAITDRIDEVIEFPLPGEEERFKLLNLYLRKYLSDEAENESSWGSLFKKEPQKITIKDISEDVIREAARKIEGFSGREIAKLMASVQAAVYGRPDCVLDSQLFREVVDFKVAEHHQRIKLAEEGSQPA